The Candidatus Zixiibacteriota bacterium genome includes a region encoding these proteins:
- a CDS encoding Hsp20/alpha crystallin family protein yields MTSLMVRPFNGWTREVDRMFNDFFNVPAFRHDVDADFAPRVNIKETKDDIRLTFELPGLDKKDIKVVVTDGNLVVSGERNFREEQKDENSIRTEIRSGKFCRTFTLPDTVKSDSVSADYKNGMLEVKLAKLEEVKPKEVEIKVS; encoded by the coding sequence ATGACCAGCTTGATGGTGAGACCGTTTAACGGATGGACCCGCGAGGTTGACCGCATGTTCAACGACTTTTTCAATGTCCCGGCGTTCCGGCATGATGTCGATGCCGACTTCGCGCCGCGCGTCAACATCAAAGAGACCAAGGATGACATCCGTTTGACTTTCGAGCTGCCCGGCTTGGACAAGAAGGACATCAAGGTAGTCGTCACCGACGGCAACCTGGTGGTCTCAGGCGAGCGGAATTTCCGCGAAGAGCAGAAGGACGAAAACTCCATCCGAACCGAAATCCGTTCCGGCAAGTTCTGCCGCACCTTCACGCTGCCCGATACGGTGAAATCCGACAGCGTCTCGGCTGACTACAAGAACGGGATGCTCGAGGTCAAGCTCGCCAAGCTTGAGGAAGTGAAGCCGAAAGAGGTCGAGATCAAAGTCTCGTAA